A genome region from Setaria italica strain Yugu1 chromosome III, Setaria_italica_v2.0, whole genome shotgun sequence includes the following:
- the LOC101774168 gene encoding 4-coumarate--CoA ligase-like 7 encodes MPPPPADVDPRSGYCAATKTFHSLRPPLLLPPPDLPLSFPSFTFSLLPATLPSRPALVDAATGEVVPFPAFLSQVRALAAALRARLGVSRGDVAFVLAPPGLHIPVLYYALMAVGAIVSPANPALTADEISGLVALSGPSVAFAVKATTGKLPPGLNTVLLDSARFLSFLHKPHDEDGTADGTDVVIHQSDPAAILYSSGTTGRAKAVVLTHRNLMASNATRGPATAEVLMLALPIFHIYGFTFCFRVAPSANTLVLHTARRFDAREVLAAVGRFGATRLALAPPTLLAIVRAAEEDETLIARAATLQAVNCGGAPMATELFRRFFHKFPDVCLQQGYGLTETTAGFCRAAGEEESGEIGSVGRLLWGAEVKIVHPETGLALPPGMPGELWVRGPFVMKGYAGDKDSTSKILDSEGWLRTGDLCYIDKDGFVFVVDRLKELIKYKGYQVPPAELESLLQTHPNIDEAAVVPYPDDEAGELPVAFIVRSSGSNLYEAQIKEFVAKQVVHYKQIHHVFFVNTIPKNAAGKILRKDLAKLALQHIRSRL; translated from the exons atgccgccgcctccggccgacGTTGACCCCCGCAGCGGCTACTGCGCCGCCACCAAGACCTTCCAcagcctccgcccgccgctcctgctgccgccgccggacctcCCGCTCTCCTTCCCGTCCTTCACGTtctccctgctccccgccacgCTCCCCTCCCGCCCAGCCCTCGTCGACGCCGCAACCGGCGAGGTCGTCCCCTTCCCCGCCTTCCTCTCCCAGGTCcgtgcgctcgccgccgcgctccgtgCCCGCCTGGGCGTCTCCCGCGGCGACGTCGCCTTTGTCCTCGCGCCCCCCGGCCTCCACATCCCCGTGCTCTACTACGCACTCATGGCCGTCGGCGCCATCGTGTCCCCAGCCAATCCGGCCCTCACCGCCGACGAGATCTCCGGCCTCGTCGCGCTCTCCGGTCCCTCCGTCGCCTTCGCCGTCAAGGCCACCACAGGCAAGCTCCCTCCCGGCCTCAACACCGTGCTTCTCGACTCCGCAAGATTTCTCTCCTTCCTCCACAAACCCCACGACGAGGATGGCACGGCCGACGGGACAGATGTGGTGATCCACCAATCGGACCCGGCGGCGATACTGTACTCCTCCGGCACCACCGGGCGCGCCAAGGCGGTCGTGCTGACGCACCGCAACCTCATGGCCTCTAACGCCACGCGGGGGCCGGCGACTGCAGAGGTGCTGATGCTCGCTTTGCCCATCTTCCATATATACGGTTTCACGTTCTGCTTCAGGGTGGCGCCGTCGGCGAACACACTAGTGTTGCACACGGCGAGGAGATTCGACGCCAGGGAGGTGCTGGCTGCGGTAGGGAGATTTGGGGCGACGCGGCTCGCGCTGGCGCCACCGACGCTACTGGCGATTGTGCGGGCCGCCGAAGAGGACGAGACATTGATTGCCCGCGCGGCCACGCTGCAGGCCGTGAACTGTGGTGGCGCGCCAATGGCGACTGAGCTCTTTCGGCGCTTCTTCCACAAATTCCCTGACGTCTGCCTTCAGCAG GGGTATGGTCTTACGGAGACTACAGCTGGTTTTTGCCGTGCTGCTGGAGAGGAAGAAAGTGGAGAAATTGGGTCCGTGGGTCGTCTTTTATGGGGCGCTGAAGTGAAGATTGTTCATCCTGAAACAGGGCTTGCCCTGCCTCCTGGTATGCCAGGGGAGCTTTGGGTTCGAGGGCCTTTTGTGATGAAAG GTTATGCTGGTGATAAGGATTCCACATCTAAGATCTTGGATAGTGAAGGTTGGTTGAGAACAGGAGATCTTTGTTATATTGACAAAGATGGATTCGTTTTTGTTGTTGATCGGCTGAAAGAGTTAATTAAGTACAAAGGCTACCAG GTTCCTCCAGCAGAACTAGAAAGCCTGCTTCAGACACACCCAAATATTGATGAAGCTGCAGTTGTGCC ATACCCTGATGATGAGGCTGGGGAGTTGCCGGTAGCATTCATCGTTAGAAGCTCAGGAAGTAACTTATATGAAGCACAAATCAAAGAATTTGTCGCCAAACAG GTTGTGCACTATAAGCAAATACACCATGTCTTCTTTGTGAATACAATACCAAAAAATGCAGCGGGTAAGATTTTAAGGAAGGACTTGGCAAAGTTAGCATTGCAGCATATTAGGTCTAGGCTATAG